A part of Ktedonobacterales bacterium genomic DNA contains:
- a CDS encoding BMP family ABC transporter substrate-binding protein yields MGKSRFRMALLGAPALIVLLLLSACGSTPGGPTTTAPKFQVGLVTDIGQINDRGFNQLAHDGYERAEAKYHFKDSVIQTQSQNDYIKNLTTAAQTNDLVVGVGFLMAQAIDQVAKTFPNKKFALVDSCAAVDANGTCDTNIKNVVPLLFKEQQPGCLVGVVAGQMELDGPSAAPKLLGASTIGAVGGIPVPAVERYIAGYKYCATQVNPNVKVIVSYSNNFTDPSKCADPADAMIKQKKADIIFQVAGNCGIGALNAADTDGVYGIGVDSDQGYLHPASIITSAQKRVDVAVETIINQTEEDQYPSDPLSYNQFDLSNNGVIASPLSSAVPSNVQPVVDQYVQKIKDGSITIPTSCAPAASCASS; encoded by the coding sequence ATGGGTAAATCTCGTTTCAGAATGGCCCTACTTGGGGCGCCTGCACTCATTGTGCTGCTGTTGCTATCGGCCTGTGGGAGCACTCCTGGCGGCCCCACCACCACGGCGCCCAAGTTTCAAGTGGGCCTGGTGACAGACATTGGTCAGATCAATGACCGAGGCTTCAATCAACTTGCTCATGATGGGTATGAAAGGGCTGAAGCGAAGTATCACTTCAAGGACTCAGTCATTCAGACGCAAAGCCAGAATGATTACATCAAGAACCTGACGACGGCGGCCCAGACGAATGATCTGGTCGTTGGTGTCGGCTTTTTGATGGCGCAGGCCATCGATCAGGTTGCCAAGACGTTCCCCAACAAAAAGTTTGCCCTGGTTGATTCGTGCGCGGCAGTGGACGCGAACGGCACCTGCGACACGAATATTAAGAACGTGGTGCCGCTGCTCTTCAAGGAACAGCAGCCCGGATGTCTGGTGGGCGTGGTAGCCGGCCAGATGGAACTGGACGGACCATCCGCGGCGCCCAAGCTGCTGGGCGCGTCAACGATTGGCGCGGTTGGCGGCATCCCTGTTCCGGCGGTGGAGCGCTACATTGCGGGATATAAATACTGCGCCACGCAGGTGAACCCGAATGTGAAGGTCATCGTTTCCTACTCCAATAACTTCACCGATCCGTCGAAGTGCGCGGACCCGGCAGACGCGATGATCAAGCAGAAGAAGGCGGACATCATCTTCCAGGTGGCGGGTAACTGCGGCATCGGCGCGTTGAACGCAGCGGATACCGACGGCGTGTATGGCATTGGCGTTGACAGCGATCAGGGCTATCTGCACCCAGCCAGCATCATCACCAGCGCCCAGAAGCGCGTAGATGTGGCCGTGGAAACCATTATCAACCAGACCGAGGAAGACCAGTATCCGAGCGATCCGCTCAGTTACAACCAGTTCGATCTGAGCAATAACGGCGTGATCGCCTCGCCGCTGAGCAGCGCAGTCCCATCGAATGTGCAGCCAGTGGTGGACCAGTACGTCCAGAAGATCAAGGATGGCTCAATTACTATTCCCACGAGCTGCGCTCCGGCTGCAAGCTGCGCTTCTAGTTAA
- a CDS encoding PD-(D/E)XK nuclease family protein, which yields MLHQALSSGALGAAHRAAGPVGVTLICLAAVVVAALLILLLNEHRARRRQPRPARQERKAAQQLPEGRIVYQGVDGTGEPLLATSYPLSGKPDYVILSPEGMPIPVELKLTIESEEAQRHHVMQLAAYFVILEDLYDRPPTYGVLRYANKDFTIQYSEALKRKVARRLAEMEHCDEQHPPTLTHQLPSKCHACPFQPICPIGLRQ from the coding sequence ATGCTTCATCAGGCCCTCTCATCGGGTGCGCTGGGGGCGGCGCATAGGGCAGCCGGTCCGGTAGGCGTGACCTTGATCTGCCTGGCCGCTGTGGTGGTGGCGGCTCTGCTGATCTTGCTGCTCAATGAACACCGCGCTCGTCGGCGGCAGCCTCGCCCTGCCCGACAGGAGCGCAAGGCTGCCCAGCAGTTGCCGGAGGGCAGAATTGTCTATCAGGGCGTTGATGGCACAGGTGAGCCGCTGCTGGCAACCAGCTATCCGCTCTCTGGCAAACCCGATTATGTTATCCTCTCGCCAGAGGGGATGCCCATTCCGGTTGAACTCAAGCTTACTATAGAAAGCGAAGAGGCCCAGCGCCATCATGTGATGCAGTTGGCGGCGTATTTCGTGATTCTCGAAGACCTTTATGACCGGCCTCCCACCTATGGGGTGCTGCGCTATGCCAACAAAGATTTTACTATCCAGTACAGCGAGGCGCTGAAGCGCAAAGTGGCGCGGCGGCTGGCGGAGATGGAACACTGCGATGAGCAGCACCCGCCCACGCTGACGCATCAGCTTCCCAGTAAGTGCCATGCCTGCCCTTTCCAGCCCATTTGCCCGATTGGGCTGCGTCAATAA